Proteins co-encoded in one Pseudomonadota bacterium genomic window:
- a CDS encoding ferric reductase-like transmembrane domain-containing protein has product MPRARLLISWSALALALGVPLFAAATSPLLQWRDATYQLAGFAGVLALALLLVQPLLAGRLLPGLSAPLSQRAHRGVGAALVLAVVVHVGGLWVTSPPDVVDALLLDSPTPFSLWGVIAMWAVFATAGLALLRRRWRLRPGTWLLCHGSLATVIVAGTVTHAVLIEGTMGTVSKIAFCVLVAAASGTVLFRSVRRALN; this is encoded by the coding sequence GTGCCGCGCGCACGCCTGCTGATCAGCTGGTCGGCGCTCGCGCTCGCCCTCGGTGTGCCCCTCTTCGCGGCAGCGACCAGCCCGCTGCTGCAGTGGCGCGACGCGACCTACCAGCTCGCGGGCTTCGCGGGCGTTTTGGCTCTCGCCCTGCTGCTGGTGCAACCGCTGCTGGCCGGGCGGCTGCTGCCTGGCCTCAGCGCACCGCTGAGCCAGCGCGCACACCGCGGCGTCGGAGCGGCACTGGTGCTGGCCGTGGTCGTGCACGTCGGTGGGCTCTGGGTCACGAGCCCGCCCGACGTCGTCGACGCCCTGTTGCTGGACTCACCGACGCCGTTCTCGCTCTGGGGCGTGATCGCGATGTGGGCTGTCTTCGCCACGGCCGGCCTCGCGCTGCTGCGTCGACGCTGGCGGCTCAGGCCAGGCACCTGGCTGCTGTGCCACGGGTCACTGGCTACGGTGATAGTCGCCGGCACCGTCACACACGCGGTGCTGATCGAGGGCACCATGGGCACGGTGTCGAAAATCGCCTTTTGCGTGTTGGTGGCTGCCGCGTCCGGCACTGTCCTGTTCCGGTCGGTACGCCGTGCTCTCAACTGA
- a CDS encoding glutathione S-transferase family protein codes for MYQLFYAPHSAAMGVRVLLEEIGVPYTLIESTIDMGQPRPAEQLALNPNGWVPVLVWDGGAMYEGAAISVFLCDRHAESALAPAAEDPGRARFLQTLVYFASSVQNAFQLTYYPERFVDTGADEASAVRRGCRRLRETWTVVDDQIGDGPWVLGERFSAADIYLYMLTTWFSEAKGHPSLGDFPNVRRVATAVGDRPAVRAVYDDTAA; via the coding sequence GTGTACCAGCTGTTCTACGCCCCGCACAGCGCAGCGATGGGCGTGCGTGTACTGCTCGAGGAGATCGGTGTGCCGTACACCCTGATCGAGTCGACCATTGACATGGGCCAGCCGCGGCCGGCCGAGCAACTCGCCTTGAACCCGAACGGCTGGGTGCCGGTGTTGGTCTGGGACGGGGGCGCGATGTACGAGGGGGCGGCGATCTCGGTATTCTTGTGTGACCGACACGCCGAGTCGGCCCTGGCGCCGGCCGCCGAAGACCCGGGCCGAGCGCGCTTTCTGCAAACCCTGGTGTATTTTGCAAGTTCGGTACAGAACGCCTTTCAGCTGACCTACTACCCGGAGCGCTTTGTCGACACCGGCGCGGACGAAGCGAGCGCCGTGCGACGCGGCTGCCGCCGGCTGCGTGAAACCTGGACGGTCGTCGACGACCAGATCGGTGACGGGCCTTGGGTGCTGGGCGAGCGTTTCAGTGCAGCGGACATCTACCTGTACATGCTGACCACGTGGTTCTCTGAGGCGAAGGGACATCCGTCGCTTGGCGACTTCCCGAACGTGCGGCGTGTGGCAACGGCGGTCGGTGACCGTCCCGCGGTGCGTGCCGTGTACGACGACACGGCGGCCTGA
- a CDS encoding GNAT family N-acetyltransferase yields MITLRPLHEDELATCDAMDRQAHARPFVLQTGLAGHRRQFAEPGVDYLAIDRAPHRLCGYLILARPAGSSSIELRRILVDRAARGVGQPSLALMEAHCRHEGGVERIWLDVFDNNRLGIHLYEKHGYRRVGRERFAGRWLHLYDKAL; encoded by the coding sequence GTGATCACACTCAGACCCCTGCACGAGGACGAACTGGCCACGTGTGACGCGATGGACCGGCAGGCACACGCGCGCCCGTTTGTGTTGCAGACGGGCCTCGCTGGGCACAGGCGCCAGTTCGCTGAGCCAGGCGTCGACTACCTCGCCATCGACCGCGCTCCGCACCGCCTCTGCGGCTACCTCATCCTCGCGCGTCCGGCGGGTTCGAGCAGCATCGAGTTACGTCGGATCCTCGTGGACCGTGCCGCGCGCGGCGTGGGCCAGCCATCCTTGGCATTGATGGAGGCGCATTGCCGCCACGAGGGCGGGGTTGAGCGCATCTGGCTGGACGTTTTCGACAACAATCGACTCGGCATCCACCTCTACGAGAAACACGGCTACCGACGCGTTGGCCGGGAGCGCTTTGCCGGTCGCTGGCTGCACCTGTACGACAAGGCGCTGTGA
- a CDS encoding BLUF domain-containing protein translates to MKALAYFSQARGTLDMQIAWDIARVSAARNHGCGVTGYLSAQDGLFFQYLEGDSATVDALLIHIREDARHRVLCTREEHGLEHRRFPDWSMQVVASGEAPDTRLEHLMQVSFDTVRHTPHNVAVLSSALKLTLAQLGDSASLLEPAAVIESARGPVTHPTP, encoded by the coding sequence GTGAAGGCCCTAGCGTATTTCAGTCAGGCACGCGGCACGCTGGACATGCAGATCGCCTGGGACATCGCCCGTGTTTCCGCTGCCCGCAATCACGGCTGCGGTGTCACCGGCTACCTGAGTGCGCAGGATGGCCTGTTCTTTCAGTACCTGGAAGGTGACAGCGCCACCGTCGACGCGCTGCTGATCCACATCCGGGAGGACGCACGCCACCGCGTGCTGTGCACACGCGAAGAGCACGGGCTGGAGCACCGTCGCTTTCCGGATTGGAGCATGCAGGTTGTGGCGTCGGGCGAGGCGCCGGACACCCGACTCGAGCACCTGATGCAGGTCAGCTTCGACACGGTGCGACACACGCCGCACAACGTCGCGGTGTTGTCCTCTGCGCTGAAGCTCACACTGGCGCAACTGGGCGACTCGGCGTCGCTGCTCGAGCCCGCCGCAGTGATCGAGTCGGCCAGGGGCCCGGTCACCCATCCAACGCCGTAG
- a CDS encoding twin-arginine translocation pathway signal, protein MNRIRTDRRAFLATVGTAIAAGASGLGTAAQADAVKPTRSMRGGSNNYRPGAPIVERIGGGGFWMTGTVRRAGDGVPLAGQRIQIWAHTTEGHERDPHSHGATLTDANGEFRLEMPQIVPAFGQPHGHLAYDSGDFKTVFLRPVMPSAADTTLSAHFVLEPA, encoded by the coding sequence ATGAACCGAATCCGTACCGACCGCCGCGCGTTTCTGGCCACAGTGGGGACAGCCATCGCCGCAGGGGCATCCGGCCTCGGCACCGCCGCACAGGCCGATGCCGTGAAGCCCACGCGCTCCATGCGCGGTGGGTCCAACAACTACCGTCCCGGCGCGCCGATCGTCGAGCGCATCGGCGGCGGCGGCTTCTGGATGACCGGCACCGTGCGCCGCGCGGGGGACGGCGTCCCGCTCGCCGGCCAGCGCATCCAGATCTGGGCCCACACCACCGAGGGCCACGAGCGGGATCCCCACAGCCACGGGGCCACCCTGACCGACGCGAACGGCGAATTCCGCCTCGAGATGCCCCAGATCGTGCCCGCCTTCGGGCAACCGCATGGCCACCTCGCTTACGACAGCGGTGATTTCAAAACAGTGTTCCTGCGGCCGGTGATGCCGAGCGCCGCAGACACGACCCTCAGCGCCCATTTCGTGCTGGAACCCGCCTGA
- a CDS encoding AMP-binding protein: protein MPLRITLGELLHRCAHAHGDRPILTIAETGATLSYRAFESLTNRIAHGLREHLGHDIAHVALILENSAEYLATTYALKKLNTVEVSINPAMRGDALQRMIDQTEATILFTSAAHLAALEAVSDRLPHIRTLVMLDGAEAAQERFSRWRVVPFGSLLSDCDEHIVSPAMDTDTATILFTSGTTGVSKGCLLSHRYAVRTAENMIDPFRITPEDCVYTPYPLCHIGPAYYDILPTLMTGGRVVMRQRFSVSNFWPEVQRFGVTWFMMLGSIQQLLWAHPPCPEERAHRVTRCWSTPAPVPKADFDARFGLHLIPGGGYGSTDAGWVVVPQWDHPGGVVLPHFEVAIHDDRDDPVPAGTAGELVVRPREPGVMSDGYFGMPERTLESRRNLWFHTGDVCKQDEAGHVYFLHRMSERIRVKGEMVSAYEVEEGALSHPEVEDCAAIGVPSDLGEEVVKLFVIRKPGTALDAAQITAHCAARMARFMVPAQVAFLDDFPRTVTGKPEKGKLATL from the coding sequence ATGCCACTCAGAATCACACTTGGCGAGCTGCTGCACCGCTGCGCCCACGCGCACGGCGACAGGCCGATTCTGACCATTGCAGAAACCGGTGCGACCCTCAGCTACCGGGCCTTCGAATCGCTGACCAACCGCATCGCCCACGGCCTGCGCGAGCACCTCGGCCACGACATCGCCCATGTCGCGCTGATCCTCGAGAACAGCGCCGAGTACCTTGCGACCACCTACGCGTTGAAGAAGCTCAACACCGTCGAGGTGTCGATCAACCCCGCGATGCGCGGCGATGCGCTGCAGCGCATGATCGACCAGACCGAGGCAACCATCCTGTTCACGTCGGCTGCGCACCTCGCTGCCCTCGAGGCGGTCAGCGACCGCCTGCCACACATCCGCACCCTGGTGATGCTCGACGGCGCCGAGGCAGCTCAGGAGCGGTTTTCCCGTTGGCGTGTCGTACCCTTCGGTAGCCTGTTGTCGGACTGCGACGAGCACATCGTGTCGCCCGCGATGGACACCGACACCGCAACCATCCTGTTCACCTCCGGTACCACCGGCGTATCAAAAGGCTGTTTGTTGTCGCACCGCTATGCCGTGCGCACGGCCGAGAACATGATCGACCCGTTTCGGATCACACCTGAGGATTGCGTCTATACGCCCTACCCGCTGTGCCACATCGGGCCGGCCTACTACGACATCCTGCCCACGCTCATGACCGGCGGTCGCGTGGTGATGCGCCAGCGGTTCAGCGTGTCGAACTTCTGGCCGGAGGTGCAGCGCTTTGGGGTGACCTGGTTCATGATGCTCGGCTCGATTCAGCAACTGCTCTGGGCACACCCACCTTGCCCGGAGGAGCGCGCGCACCGCGTCACGCGCTGCTGGAGCACACCCGCACCGGTCCCCAAGGCCGACTTCGATGCGCGCTTCGGGCTGCACCTGATTCCGGGCGGCGGCTACGGCTCGACCGACGCCGGCTGGGTGGTGGTGCCGCAGTGGGATCATCCGGGCGGCGTGGTGCTGCCCCACTTCGAAGTGGCAATCCACGACGACAGAGATGACCCGGTGCCCGCCGGCACCGCTGGGGAATTGGTCGTGCGCCCGCGCGAACCCGGGGTGATGTCGGACGGCTACTTCGGCATGCCCGAACGTACACTCGAGAGCCGACGCAACCTCTGGTTCCACACCGGGGATGTCTGCAAGCAAGACGAGGCAGGCCACGTCTACTTCCTGCACCGCATGAGCGAGCGCATTCGCGTCAAAGGTGAGATGGTGTCCGCCTACGAAGTCGAGGAAGGCGCACTGTCCCACCCCGAGGTCGAGGACTGTGCAGCGATCGGCGTGCCGAGTGATCTCGGCGAGGAGGTGGTGAAGCTGTTCGTGATCCGCAAACCCGGCACCGCGCTCGACGCCGCTCAGATCACCGCCCACTGCGCCGCGCGGATGGCGCGGTTCATGGTGCCCGCGCAGGTCGCCTTTCTTGACGATTTCCCGCGCACTGTCACCGGCAAACCCGAGAAGGGCAAGCTCGCTACACTGTGA
- a CDS encoding alpha-D-ribose 1-methylphosphonate 5-triphosphate diphosphatase: MTIGEPGWVLHAGAVLDGDRFHDRPLHFGTGRVVDTPVAPAAARAFDAAGLLIVPGMVDVHGDAFERNIAPRPGVTFDLGAALIETDRQLVANGITTAYLAVTVSWEPGLRSLATAVELMHALERVRPSLIVDLRVQIRWEITATEAVDSVCRWLSTQPTPTLAFNDHFTTLLGNPREVAKLPLYAARSGLSPGAYRAQLKRVISQGDAIDRAVKRIANVARTRGVPMFAHDETSIDMRRHYRALGVAVCEFPLTVDTAREARAHGEAVVLGAPNVVRGGSHTGAVHAGGAIADGLCTVLSTDYHYPALFGAAATLAGNDLARLAEAWALVSRNAAVAVGLSDRGTLALGQRADAIALNWTAHGPSINAVFVRGRPVFLSEPERVQRTL, translated from the coding sequence ATGACGATCGGTGAGCCCGGCTGGGTGCTGCACGCGGGCGCGGTGCTCGATGGCGACAGATTCCACGACCGGCCATTGCACTTCGGGACAGGGCGCGTTGTGGACACCCCGGTCGCGCCCGCGGCCGCGCGTGCATTCGACGCGGCTGGGTTGCTGATTGTGCCCGGTATGGTCGACGTGCACGGCGACGCCTTCGAGCGCAACATCGCGCCTCGGCCAGGTGTGACCTTCGATCTCGGTGCGGCGTTGATCGAGACCGACCGACAACTGGTCGCGAACGGCATCACCACGGCGTACCTCGCCGTGACCGTGTCCTGGGAGCCGGGCTTGCGCAGCCTCGCGACGGCGGTCGAGCTGATGCACGCACTCGAGCGTGTCCGACCGAGCTTGATTGTCGACCTGCGTGTGCAGATCAGGTGGGAAATCACCGCGACGGAAGCCGTTGACTCCGTGTGCAGGTGGTTGTCGACACAACCGACACCCACGCTCGCGTTCAATGATCACTTCACCACACTCCTCGGCAACCCGCGCGAGGTTGCCAAACTGCCGCTGTACGCGGCGCGAAGTGGACTGTCGCCGGGGGCGTACCGTGCGCAGTTGAAGCGGGTGATCTCGCAAGGCGACGCCATCGACCGGGCGGTCAAGCGCATCGCCAACGTCGCTCGAACCCGCGGCGTGCCGATGTTCGCCCACGACGAGACCTCGATTGACATGCGACGGCACTACCGGGCTTTGGGCGTGGCGGTGTGCGAGTTTCCGCTGACCGTCGACACGGCGCGTGAGGCCCGCGCTCACGGCGAGGCAGTGGTGTTGGGTGCGCCCAACGTCGTGCGCGGTGGCAGCCACACCGGTGCGGTGCACGCCGGCGGTGCCATTGCCGACGGCCTGTGCACCGTGCTGTCAACGGACTACCACTACCCGGCGCTGTTCGGCGCGGCAGCGACGTTGGCGGGCAACGACCTCGCACGCCTCGCCGAGGCGTGGGCGCTGGTGTCCCGCAATGCCGCAGTGGCGGTGGGCCTGTCAGACCGGGGGACGCTGGCGTTGGGCCAGCGCGCTGACGCCATTGCCTTGAACTGGACAGCACATGGTCCGTCGATCAACGCGGTGTTCGTGCGGGGTCGGCCGGTGTTCCTGAGTGAGCCTGAGCGCGTTCAGCGAACGCTGTAG
- a CDS encoding BLUF domain-containing protein: MKAILYYSSAAIELNDTRAWEIAHVSAVQNEVFDVTGYLCFYNTYFFQYIEGPDTRVSRIMDRIHSDDRHSVIQTFEEPELRTRRFPHWRMRYVHWGSLPETSLEKAIAEPIGGRSPRLVEKARWTTALQGTLSRISGLHKAGECVESIERTSTIH; this comes from the coding sequence ATGAAAGCGATCTTGTATTACAGCAGCGCAGCGATCGAGCTCAACGACACGCGTGCCTGGGAGATAGCCCACGTGTCGGCGGTGCAGAACGAAGTCTTTGATGTCACCGGCTACCTGTGCTTCTACAACACCTACTTTTTCCAGTACATCGAGGGACCGGACACCCGCGTCTCACGCATCATGGACAGGATCCACTCAGACGACCGCCACAGCGTAATACAGACTTTCGAGGAACCTGAACTGCGCACACGCCGGTTCCCGCATTGGCGCATGCGCTACGTGCATTGGGGTTCTCTGCCCGAAACCTCGCTTGAGAAAGCCATCGCCGAACCCATCGGCGGGCGGTCGCCACGGCTGGTCGAGAAGGCACGCTGGACCACCGCGCTGCAGGGCACGTTGTCGCGTATATCGGGCTTGCACAAAGCCGGCGAATGCGTCGAGAGCATCGAGCGCACCAGCACCATTCACTGA